The following proteins are encoded in a genomic region of Alosa alosa isolate M-15738 ecotype Scorff River chromosome 10, AALO_Geno_1.1, whole genome shotgun sequence:
- the myog gene encoding myogenin, with protein sequence MELFETNPYFFPDQRFYEGGDNYFQGRLAGGYEQSGGYQDRSSMLGLCGDGRLLSGGVVGGLEDKASPPAGLGVPLSPLQDQPHCPGQCLPWACKVCKRKSVTMDRRKAATLREKRRLKKVNEAFEALKRSTLMNPNQRLPKVEILRSAIQYIERLQALVSSLNQQDHDPAALHYRPAQPPRVSSSSDQGSGSTCCSSPEWSSASEHCAPAYGTGHDDLLHEDSSEQTNLRSLTSIVDSITDTDTAPLSYPLDIPK encoded by the exons ATGGAGCTTTTCGAGACCAACCCCTACTTCTTCCCAGACCAGCGCTTCTACGAAGGGGGGGACAACTACTTCCAGGGCAGGCTGGCGGGGGGGTACGAGCAAAGCGGGGGCTACCAGGACCGGAGCTCCATGCTGGGACTGTGCGGGGACGGACGGCTGCTGTCAGGGGGCGTGGTGGGGGGCCTGGAGGATAAGGCGTCTCCCCCGGCCGGTCTGGGGGTCCCCCTGTCGCCCCTCCAGGACCAGCCGCACTGCCCCGGCCAGTGCCTGCCCTGGGCCTGCAAGGTGTGCAAGCGCAAGTCGGTGACGATGGACCGACGCAAGGCGGCGACGCTGCGGGAGAAGCGGCGACTGAAGAAGGTGAACGAGGCGTTCGAGGCGCTCAAGCGGAGCACGCTGATGAACCCCAACCAGCGGCTGCCCAAGGTGGAGATCCTGCGCAGTGCCATCCAGTACATTGAGCGCCTGCAGGCCCTGGTCAGCTCCCTCAACCAGCAGGACCACGACCCCGCCGCACTGCACTACCGCCCGGCACAGCCGCCCAGG GTGTCGTCGTCTAGCGATCAGGGGTCGGGTAGCACCTGCTGCAGCAGCCCAGAGTGGAGCAGCGCCTCGGAACACTGCGCCCCCGCCTACGGAACCGGCCACGACG ACCTGCTGCATGAGGACTCTTCGGAGCAGACCAACCTGCGCTCCTTGACCTCTATCGTGGACAGCATCACGGACACCGACACGGCTCCCCTCTCCTACCCGCTGGACATTCCCAAATAA